A section of the Metabacillus endolithicus genome encodes:
- a CDS encoding tetratricopeptide repeat protein, with protein MNSYENLEEYWEEQFDKGVECYYKAIKGDKKAGIEAHRLFEELLREDPNNTELMAYFGSVKALRARDTFDLREKGKYANEGLKLLDVAVLKDPSNALIRTLRGNVANNLPESRFHRTETAIEDFERIINMYERNSYGIPQTLCIETMKSLITAYERLGKIEEATEVANKLLDIDSSYQIPKFNSKLTSLPVANINDPINDEIHSLYTMAICSDEVSLLKVMKKVSRLMDKDSNNPILQAYNVHLNSIKNSHSFAGMVELFTNAYKTANLLDKLVSEYPTTYKIRYVRAMQSYRLPEFFFFRSSTAARDFQYLSAQYEKDPTIFSLAIYEDILLRLGECFVRLDMVEEAVKQWHKLVEFSSNKEIVTKANELINVFSFEELILDEIMKKPKEQLYESALKLHDIGVNGNEKAAKQSLALWEFIQKEYSSCPVAKFYYSASLTLLGRFFSDPYEVFSQSIKGIFKETKYIYSDQ; from the coding sequence ATGAATTCTTATGAAAATTTAGAGGAATATTGGGAGGAACAGTTTGATAAAGGTGTAGAGTGTTATTACAAGGCAATTAAGGGAGATAAAAAAGCAGGTATTGAAGCACATCGTCTTTTTGAGGAACTTTTAAGAGAAGATCCCAATAATACGGAATTAATGGCTTATTTTGGATCAGTAAAGGCTTTGCGAGCAAGAGACACATTTGATCTGAGAGAGAAAGGTAAATACGCAAATGAAGGTCTAAAGTTGCTTGATGTAGCCGTATTAAAAGATCCTTCTAATGCATTAATTCGAACATTACGAGGAAATGTTGCCAATAACTTGCCTGAAAGTCGATTTCATAGAACGGAAACAGCAATTGAGGATTTTGAACGTATTATAAACATGTATGAACGCAATTCTTATGGAATTCCACAAACACTATGTATTGAAACAATGAAGAGTTTAATTACTGCGTATGAACGTTTAGGTAAGATAGAAGAAGCCACGGAGGTAGCAAATAAATTATTAGATATAGATTCTTCATATCAAATACCTAAGTTTAATAGCAAATTAACATCTTTACCAGTAGCTAATATAAATGACCCTATTAATGATGAAATTCATTCTTTATATACTATGGCAATTTGTAGTGATGAGGTCTCTTTACTTAAGGTGATGAAAAAAGTCTCACGATTAATGGATAAAGATTCTAATAATCCAATTTTACAAGCTTACAATGTTCATTTGAACTCAATTAAAAATAGTCATAGTTTTGCCGGTATGGTTGAACTATTCACAAATGCTTATAAGACTGCAAATCTATTAGATAAGCTTGTAAGTGAATATCCTACAACTTATAAAATACGATATGTGAGGGCGATGCAAAGTTATCGATTGCCAGAGTTTTTCTTTTTTCGATCTTCAACTGCTGCACGTGATTTTCAATATTTATCAGCTCAGTATGAAAAAGATCCTACTATTTTTTCTTTGGCTATCTATGAAGATATCCTACTTAGGCTTGGAGAATGCTTTGTTCGATTAGATATGGTAGAGGAAGCAGTAAAACAATGGCATAAACTTGTTGAATTTTCATCAAATAAAGAGATTGTTACCAAAGCCAACGAATTAATTAACGTCTTTTCATTTGAAGAGCTAATACTTGATGAAATAATGAAAAAACCAAAGGAACAATTATATGAATCTGCATTAAAACTTCATGATATTGGTGTGAACGGTAATGAAAAGGCAGCAAAACAATCACTGGCACTATGGGAATTCATTCAAAAAGAATATAGCAGCTGCCCGGTAGCAAAGTTTTATTATTCCGCGTCGTTAACCTTACTGGGTCGATTCTTCTCGGATCCTTATGAGGTCTTTAGCCAATCTATAAAAGGAATTTTTAAAGAAACTAAATACATCTATTCCGATCAATGA
- a CDS encoding aminotransferase class I/II-fold pyridoxal phosphate-dependent enzyme, with product MSQKETPLFTGLIEHAKKDPIQFHIPGHKKGAGIDPEFRQFIGDNALSIDLINIGPLDDLHAPKGMIKRAQDLAAEAFGADHTFFSVQGTSGAIMTMVMTVCGPGDKIIVPRNVHKSVMSAIVFSGATPIFIHPEIDKNLGISHGITTDAVEKALEQHPDAKGVLVINPTYFGISADLKKIVEIAHSYSVPVLVDEAHGVHIHFHEDLPLSAMQAGADMAATSVHKLGGSMTQSSVLNVREGLVSPQRVQSILSMMTTTSTSYLLLASLDVARKRLATEGHELIQKTIELANYTRDKINEIPNISCIGKEILGTKATFDYDPTKLIIPVYELGITGYDVEKWLREKYLIEVELSDLYNILCIITPGDTKNDVDTLIKALNELSSEFNAMKEHDDVKERILLPDIPVLALTPRDAFYSETEIVSFEESAGRIIAEFIMVYPPGIPIFIPGEIITEENLTYIKKNLEVGLPVQGPEDPTLNKIRVIKEHRAIR from the coding sequence TTGTCACAAAAAGAAACACCATTGTTCACTGGTTTAATTGAACATGCAAAAAAAGACCCTATTCAGTTTCATATTCCGGGACATAAAAAAGGAGCAGGGATTGATCCTGAATTTAGACAATTTATTGGTGATAACGCCTTATCAATCGATTTAATTAATATCGGACCTTTAGATGACCTCCATGCCCCTAAAGGAATGATAAAAAGAGCTCAAGACTTAGCAGCGGAAGCATTTGGTGCTGATCATACATTTTTCTCCGTTCAAGGAACGAGTGGTGCCATTATGACAATGGTTATGACTGTTTGTGGGCCTGGAGATAAGATTATCGTTCCTAGGAATGTTCATAAATCCGTTATGTCTGCCATTGTCTTTTCAGGCGCAACACCTATTTTCATACATCCTGAAATTGATAAAAACCTCGGTATTTCTCACGGCATAACAACGGATGCTGTTGAAAAAGCACTAGAACAACACCCTGACGCAAAAGGTGTACTTGTAATAAATCCTACCTATTTTGGGATTTCTGCTGATTTAAAGAAAATCGTTGAAATTGCTCATTCATACTCAGTTCCAGTTTTAGTCGATGAGGCACATGGTGTGCATATACATTTTCATGAAGATTTACCTTTAAGTGCAATGCAAGCAGGTGCCGATATGGCCGCAACTAGTGTCCATAAACTAGGTGGTTCAATGACTCAAAGCTCTGTATTAAATGTAAGAGAAGGACTTGTATCACCACAACGTGTTCAATCCATTTTAAGTATGATGACAACCACCTCAACTTCGTACTTGCTTCTTGCTTCACTTGATGTTGCAAGAAAACGATTGGCAACCGAAGGGCATGAACTTATTCAGAAAACGATTGAGTTGGCTAATTATACAAGAGATAAAATAAACGAAATTCCTAACATATCTTGTATAGGTAAAGAAATATTAGGTACTAAAGCAACATTTGATTATGACCCAACAAAATTGATTATTCCAGTTTATGAACTTGGTATTACAGGCTATGATGTTGAAAAATGGCTTCGAGAAAAATACCTAATTGAAGTAGAATTATCTGATTTGTACAATATCCTTTGTATTATTACACCTGGGGATACGAAAAATGATGTTGATACATTGATTAAAGCATTAAATGAGCTATCTTCAGAATTTAATGCAATGAAAGAGCACGATGATGTAAAAGAACGCATTTTATTACCTGATATTCCAGTACTTGCGCTTACACCGAGAGATGCATTTTATTCGGAAACTGAAATTGTGTCCTTTGAAGAATCCGCAGGTAGAATTATTGCTGAGTTTATCATGGTTTACCCTCCAGGCATACCAATTTTCATTCCAGGGGAAATCATTACTGAAGAAAATTTAACATATATTAAGAAAAACTTAGAAGTAGGTTTACCAGTTCAAGGTCCTGAGGATCCTACGCTTAACAAAATACGAGTGATTAAAGAACATAGAGCAATTAGATAA
- a CDS encoding GapA-binding peptide SR1P — protein sequence MGTIVCQHCSSTIGHVEGEKVTTLYGKCSHNDCCSQNQQRSSVKVK from the coding sequence ATGGGAACAATCGTATGTCAGCACTGCAGCTCTACAATCGGTCATGTAGAAGGAGAAAAAGTGACAACTTTATATGGTAAATGTAGTCATAATGATTGTTGTAGCCAAAACCAGCAACGAAGCTCAGTAAAGGTCAAATAA